In a genomic window of Aricia agestis chromosome 2, ilAriAges1.1, whole genome shotgun sequence:
- the LOC121739630 gene encoding zinc finger protein 486-like yields MSYKDRCRACLGSGKEMRHIHSVVTISGDEVRLSDILQSFYDCTVSEDDQFPVTFCINCVHQLTITYSFKKLIDSTAKTLTESYKITETTYVVEDCINIEYEHQDAEEFSDQDKNIYNCDANSKVESLLLFCVECKAEFQSVQLLRDHCNTTHQVKLTVGRDCEYCNEKFEDFRSLVLHRKLHLKPYICENCWKGFYNVDFLNNHSCQPCRDKKEEKSEKVLRQCDQCGKSYPPSYIKIHILTHSSDRGYSCKYCPKKFKVPSSLNSHVLWNHKRTRNYKCEECNATFITSSSRSSHIRKNHLKEKKYGCESCGKRFFSNSELQRHSLTHTGVKNFHCHLCDKSYQTRHGLNVHLKSHAQINMNLLNL; encoded by the exons ATGAGTTACAAAGATCGCTGTAGAGCATGTTTAGGTAGTGGAAAGGAAATGCGACACATTCACAGTGTCGTTACTATTAGTGGTGATGAGGTTCGATTATCAGATATTTTGCAAAGTTTTTATGACTGTACG GTATCTGAAGATGACCAGTTTCCAGTGACATTTTGTATTAACTGTGTCCATCAGCTAACAATTACATATTCATTCAAGAAACTTATAGATTCCACGGCAAAAACTCTAACAGAAAGCTATAAAATCACTGAAACAACCTATGTAGTTGAAGATTGTATAAATATTGAATATGAACATCAAGATGCTGAAGAATTTTCAGACCAAGATAAGAATATCTATAACTGTGATGCAAACAGCAAGGTTGAGagtcttttattattttgtgttgAGTGTAAAGCTGAATTTCAGTCCGTGCAGTTGCTGAGAGACCATTGTAATACAACCCACCAAGTGAAGTTAACGGTTGGCAGAGATTGCGAATATTGTAATGAAAAATTTGAAGACTTTCGCTCCCTCGTACTACACAGAAAGTTGCATTTGAAACCATATATTTGTGAAAACTGCTGGAAAGGTTTCTACAATGTAGATTTCCTAAACAACCACTCCTGTCAACCTTGTAGAGATAAAAAGGAGGAGAAATCTGAGAAGGTGTTAAGACAATGTGACCAGTGTGGGAAGTCTTATCCTCCTAGCTATATCAAAATTCACATCCTCACACATAGTAGTGACAGAGGGTATAGTTGTAaatattgtccaaaaaaattcaaagttCCCAGTAGTTTGAATTCTCATGTTCTGTGGAATCACAAGAGGACTAGGAATTACAAATGTGAGGAATGTAATGCAACTTTTATTACATCCAGCTCCAGAAGTTCACATATAAGAAAAAATCATTTAAAAGAAAAGAAGTATGGATGTGAAAGTTGTGGCAAAAGGTTTTTCTCCAACTCCGAGCTTCAAAGACACTCATTGACCCACACAGGTGTTAAGAACTTCCATTGTCATTTATGTGATAAGTCATATCAAACTAGACATGGTTTGAATGTGCATCTAAAATCCCATGCACAGATAAATATGAACCTTTTGAATCTATAA
- the LOC121739632 gene encoding gem-associated protein 8-like — translation MFCQPSETTNNENKVIPTNLPSKNNLKAKRKQKKKLAKRNRSKIALTMSTWAENFTVAATWQLKHQISYWKARAKALEYENAVLHDVIRRNHYKLDLSSGPSARTDSVNETQSDQYNESENEEEGEFEVSEEFIQFLAENAKFKEEARRERERLRDKQEAETVNAEETPRETIEENQERLNELYGDKWQRISALETNMLSRFISECDKYKPVFWPNIPFNFNYS, via the coding sequence ATGTTCTGTCAACCTTCTGAAACTACTAATAACGAAAATAAAGTTATTCCCACCAATCTACCCTCAAAGAATAATCTGAAGGCGAAACGGAAACAAAAAAAGAAGTTGGCTAAAAGAAATCGTTCCAAAATTGCTTTAACAATGTCGACTTGGGCAGAGAATTTTACTGTAGCTGCTACTTGGCAATTAAAACATCAAATATCTTATTGGAAAGCGCGTGCGAAAGCTTTGGAGTACGAAAATGCTGTGTTACACGATGTAATACGCCGAAATCATTACAAGTTAGATTTGTCATCGGGTCCAAGTGCTCGTACAGACAGTGTAAATGAGACCCAAAGTGACCAATATAATGAGAGTGAAAACGAAGAGGAAGGGGAATTTGAAGTAAGTGAAGAGTTTATACAGTTTTTAGCAGAGAACGCAAAGTTCAAGGAGGAGGCTAGACGTGAAAGAGAACGCTTACGGGATAAACAAGAAGCAGAAACTGTTAATGCTGAAGAAACACCTCGGGAGACCATTGAAGAGAATCAAGAAAGACTTAATGAGTTGTACGGTGATAAATGGCAGAGAATATCAGCTCTAGAAACAAATATGTTATCCAGGTTTATAAGTGAATGTGACAAATACAAGCCTGTATTTTGGCCTAATATACcatttaattttaactacaGCTGA